CGGATGCTCGATTGCTGCAGCACGAACACGGCAGAGGGACATTAACCGCGCGAACGGGGATCACGCACGGCGGCGGTGACGACGTTGAAGAAGTCAACTTGCCGGCACAGGAATTCGTTCGCCGGTGGTGCCTGCACATTCTTCCGCCGGGCTTCACGAAGACGCGTTGCTACGGCGGCTGGAGCAACCATCACTGTCAGCGTTATATGGCCGAATGTCGTGACCTGCTGCCGTCTGCCGACGACCGCGCACAATGCGACGCGTTGAGTCCGAACGCTTTGCAGGAACTGACCGACGCCGCATCCGGCCGACGCCGTTGTCCAACATGTGACGGCGAGCTGGAATTGATGGAACGCGTTCACCGCACGAGTTGGCGGGACATCTTTTCCGGCTCCGACTGTCCGGCATGGAACACATTTCGGGACCGTCCCGGATGACCAGTTTCCCGCACAACGTGAAGCCGCCGTTCTTCGCCCGTTCCGGCCGAGCGAATTCTTCGCTGCTGCGCGGCTCGGTGCTTGCCGGTGGTCGTGGGGACCGCGGAACTGGTCTCACACCGACGACCACAGCAACCGGAGGAACTGGTATTCATTGCAAGCGACCTTCGGTCGTGACAGACAATTCCCCTGGTGGTAAAATGAGTTGCCCAAAGAATTCGGTGACGCCATCGAATTCGCAAGGGCGATCAATCTGCATCTGACCCCGTCCCCCGCCCACGAAGCGGAAAAGTTCAACGCACGATCTATGAGTCAGCATCCCTGCCGCCGCATAGATCGCAATTCGTTATGTGCAGCAATG
This genomic interval from Planctomycetaceae bacterium contains the following:
- a CDS encoding transposase, which gives rise to MRLQSWVAYIQPPLTESSSPSDIVKYLARYLTGGPISDARLLQHEHGRGTLTARTGITHGGGDDVEEVNLPAQEFVRRWCLHILPPGFTKTRCYGGWSNHHCQRYMAECRDLLPSADDRAQCDALSPNALQELTDAASGRRRCPTCDGELELMERVHRTSWRDIFSGSDCPAWNTFRDRPG